One region of Termitidicoccus mucosus genomic DNA includes:
- a CDS encoding DUF11 domain-containing protein yields the protein MRALRSLALGLTVLFTASLSAKPPAQNYPQYPHRDGTAQTTVTAQPATSTQTSSYSSSYTSASSSESSAAAASATSSSSAASSSAVAGAALGSRFDSNLYTVEKILVSAPGQVGAEYSYILRVTALANITDVNISETLPDGLDLVSTTPQATRDGRILRWAALPSMSAGQVEEKTIVVKPTREGDFLTTSKVCIDPVVILPLRAGTPRLALTKTGPATAEVGSQFAYDITVTNNGTADANDVVIVDNLPSGLSSSSATTFPVGTLAAGQSRTVSVPVTADSAGEYVNNASVTASNAAATAASAPTRIVTSRIKVEKTGPERLFVYGDATYNITVTNDGDVALENITVTDNLPKNVTLVSASGTPSNQSKDRVVWTIPNLAPGQSLTDSVTISSSQPQTTTNSVTARASNAKVSDTASATTIWEGAPGVLTEIVDNVDPIRVGNEVVYTITITNQGTFREVNSQVRVVFSDEITPVSVTDQTATINGKEVVLPDVVIKPKGKTQFKIHAKAAQSGVATTRLEFNSSFLPRPMVKEETTFVY from the coding sequence CCACGAGCACGCAGACCTCGTCATACTCGTCGTCCTACACGAGTGCGTCCTCCTCTGAAAGCTCCGCCGCGGCGGCTTCGGCGACCTCGTCCTCGTCGGCCGCCTCCTCGTCCGCCGTGGCCGGGGCGGCGCTTGGCTCCCGCTTCGACTCGAATCTCTACACGGTTGAAAAGATACTCGTGAGCGCCCCCGGCCAGGTCGGCGCCGAATACAGCTACATCCTGCGTGTCACCGCGCTCGCCAACATCACGGACGTCAACATCTCCGAGACGCTTCCCGACGGGCTTGATCTCGTGAGCACCACCCCTCAGGCCACGCGCGACGGCCGGATCCTCCGCTGGGCCGCGCTCCCCTCGATGAGCGCCGGCCAGGTCGAGGAAAAGACCATCGTGGTGAAACCCACGCGCGAAGGCGATTTCCTGACGACTTCCAAGGTCTGCATCGATCCCGTCGTCATTCTCCCGCTGCGCGCCGGCACCCCGCGCCTCGCGCTCACCAAGACCGGACCGGCCACCGCTGAAGTCGGCAGCCAGTTTGCCTATGACATCACTGTCACCAACAACGGCACCGCGGACGCGAACGATGTCGTGATTGTGGACAACCTGCCCTCCGGCCTCAGCAGCTCCAGCGCGACCACCTTCCCGGTCGGCACCCTCGCGGCTGGCCAGAGCCGCACGGTCAGCGTGCCCGTCACCGCGGACAGCGCCGGTGAATACGTGAACAACGCCAGCGTGACCGCCAGCAACGCCGCCGCCACCGCCGCCTCCGCACCGACCAGGATCGTGACCTCGCGCATCAAGGTCGAAAAGACCGGACCGGAGCGCCTCTTCGTTTATGGTGACGCGACCTACAACATCACCGTCACCAATGACGGCGATGTCGCTCTCGAAAACATCACTGTCACCGACAACCTGCCCAAGAACGTCACCCTTGTCTCCGCCTCCGGCACCCCGAGCAACCAAAGCAAGGACCGCGTGGTCTGGACCATCCCGAACCTCGCCCCCGGCCAGAGCCTGACCGACTCGGTCACCATCAGCAGCAGCCAGCCGCAGACCACCACCAACAGCGTCACGGCCCGCGCCTCCAACGCCAAGGTCTCCGACACCGCCAGCGCGACCACCATCTGGGAAGGCGCCCCCGGCGTGCTGACCGAGATCGTGGACAACGTTGACCCGATCCGTGTCGGCAACGAGGTCGTCTACACCATCACCATCACCAACCAAGGCACCTTCCGCGAGGTCAACAGCCAGGTCCGCGTGGTCTTCAGCGATGAGATCACCCCGGTCTCCGTCACCGACCAGACCGCCACGATCAACGGCAAGGAAGTGGTTCTCCCGGATGTGGTCATCAAGCCCAAGGGCAAGACCCAGTTCAAGATTCACGCGAAGGCCGCCCAGTCCGGTGTCGCCACGACCCGCCTCGAGTTCAACTCCTCCTTCCTCCCCCGTCCGATGGTCAAGGAAGAGACAACCTTCGTTTACTAA
- a CDS encoding TorF family putative porin — MRTTLSIIALALAATTLGAQQATEWTGSADIRYTGKYVFRGAQKSGQALQANVEFNPIGDGFYVGGWFNQPFDSDWDNEFDLFGGYRYEYKGIQFDAGLTGFFYPQADNENTDYSYEIALGASYNLGSLWEALDGLGVSGYTYYDIRLETLTFELSSGYRFPFQLAQFKASADASVFVGYSDAGDYYPDAPGSSVKDTWVYYGATLSTTVWFNETLSATAGVQYGTANNRSDLTAGGHDLTNKVWGFVGVGLKW; from the coding sequence ATGAGAACTACATTATCAATCATCGCACTTGCCCTCGCCGCCACCACCCTTGGCGCGCAGCAAGCCACCGAATGGACCGGTTCCGCGGACATCCGCTATACCGGCAAATACGTGTTCCGTGGCGCCCAGAAATCCGGACAGGCCCTCCAAGCCAATGTCGAGTTCAACCCGATCGGCGACGGTTTTTATGTCGGAGGCTGGTTCAACCAACCCTTCGATAGCGACTGGGACAACGAATTCGACCTCTTCGGCGGTTACCGCTACGAATACAAGGGAATCCAATTCGATGCCGGCCTCACCGGGTTTTTCTATCCGCAGGCCGACAACGAGAACACCGATTATTCGTATGAGATTGCCCTCGGCGCCAGCTATAACCTTGGCTCGCTCTGGGAAGCGCTCGACGGTCTGGGCGTCTCCGGCTACACCTACTACGACATCCGTCTCGAAACCCTCACCTTCGAGCTTTCGTCCGGTTATCGTTTTCCCTTCCAGCTCGCCCAGTTCAAGGCCAGCGCGGATGCCAGCGTCTTTGTCGGCTACAGCGATGCGGGTGACTACTATCCCGACGCGCCTGGCTCGAGCGTAAAGGACACATGGGTCTACTATGGAGCCACCTTGAGCACCACGGTCTGGTTTAACGAGACCTTGTCGGCCACCGCTGGCGTCCAATATGGCACCGCGAACAACCGCTCCGATCTGACGGCTGGCGGTCATGACCTCACCAACAAGGTGTGGGGATTCGTCGGCGTCGGCCTGAAGTGGTAA
- a CDS encoding sulfate ABC transporter substrate-binding protein, which translates to MKPNSLMSRFFVFLSILAILAVAPFASAKNIELLNVSYDPTRELYVDFNTAFARYWKDKTGDNVTIKQSHGGSGKQARTVIDGLRADVVTLALAADVSALHDKADLIPADWQKRLPHNSAPYTSTIVFLVRAGNPKNLKDWGDLIKPGVQVITPNPKTSGGAQWNFLAAWEYGRRHFGGDDGARDFVTKLYKNVPVLDAGARGSTTTFVQREIGDVLLAWENEAFLSLKEFGKEKFDIVVPSLSILAEPTVTVVDKVVDRKDTREVAEAYLNYLYSDEGQDIAGKHFYRPTSEKAKAKYATQFPKVDLITIDGAFGGWPSATKTYFVEGAIFDQIFQKK; encoded by the coding sequence ATGAAACCTAATTCACTCATGTCTCGTTTTTTTGTATTTCTATCCATACTCGCAATCCTTGCCGTCGCGCCCTTTGCCAGCGCAAAGAACATTGAGTTGCTCAACGTCTCTTACGACCCGACGCGCGAGCTCTACGTCGATTTCAATACCGCCTTCGCCCGCTACTGGAAGGACAAGACCGGCGACAATGTCACCATCAAGCAGTCTCACGGCGGCTCCGGCAAGCAGGCCCGCACCGTCATCGACGGGCTCCGCGCCGATGTGGTCACGCTCGCACTGGCCGCCGATGTCTCCGCGCTCCACGACAAGGCCGACCTGATCCCCGCCGACTGGCAGAAACGCCTCCCTCACAACTCCGCGCCTTACACGAGCACCATCGTGTTTCTCGTCCGCGCCGGTAATCCGAAAAATCTCAAGGACTGGGGCGACCTCATCAAGCCCGGCGTCCAAGTCATCACGCCCAACCCGAAGACCTCCGGCGGCGCGCAATGGAATTTCCTCGCCGCTTGGGAATACGGCCGGCGCCACTTCGGCGGCGATGACGGCGCGCGCGACTTCGTGACCAAGCTCTACAAAAACGTGCCCGTGCTCGATGCCGGCGCGCGCGGCTCGACCACCACGTTTGTCCAGCGCGAAATCGGCGACGTGCTCCTCGCCTGGGAAAACGAGGCCTTTCTCTCGCTGAAGGAATTCGGCAAGGAAAAATTCGATATCGTCGTGCCTTCGCTCAGCATCCTCGCGGAGCCGACCGTGACCGTCGTGGACAAGGTCGTCGACCGCAAAGACACGCGCGAAGTCGCCGAGGCTTATCTGAATTATCTCTACTCCGACGAGGGGCAGGACATCGCCGGGAAACATTTTTATCGTCCGACCTCCGAGAAGGCGAAGGCGAAATACGCCACCCAGTTCCCGAAGGTCGATCTCATCACCATTGACGGCGCTTTCGGCGGCTGGCCCAGCGCGACCAAGACCTACTTCGTCGAAGGCGCCATCTTCGACCAGATCTTCCAGAAAAAATAA
- a CDS encoding M14 family metallopeptidase, giving the protein MVQLATTSPVRDLHDLLDPLLELAEQSHDVIGSMAGTFRVGSARYGIPRFVFVGPPAAHEPIRLGLFAGIHGDEPAGCEALVRFLCDLAESPEDVAGYDLIVYPICNPTGYEDNTRHNFSGRDLNREFWRGSLQPEVRILERELRAHRFDGLITLHADDTCDGVYGYTHGRVLNEALLRPALDAGARHLPRDTRPHIDGFTAAEGMICECFQGVLAAPPEQAPRPFDVIFETPALAPLPLQVEASVAALHSILAQYRQFIAYGQYL; this is encoded by the coding sequence ATGGTTCAACTAGCCACCACTTCTCCCGTGCGCGATTTACACGACTTGCTTGACCCGCTGCTCGAACTGGCCGAGCAGAGCCACGACGTCATCGGCTCGATGGCCGGGACGTTTCGCGTCGGAAGCGCGCGCTATGGCATCCCGCGCTTTGTGTTTGTCGGGCCGCCCGCCGCCCATGAGCCCATCCGCCTCGGTCTTTTTGCCGGCATTCATGGCGACGAACCCGCGGGCTGCGAGGCGCTCGTGCGCTTCCTCTGCGATCTGGCGGAGAGCCCGGAGGACGTGGCCGGCTACGATCTCATCGTCTATCCCATCTGCAATCCCACCGGCTACGAGGACAACACGCGGCATAATTTCTCCGGACGCGACCTCAACCGCGAATTCTGGCGCGGCTCGCTCCAGCCCGAGGTGCGCATCCTCGAGCGCGAACTGCGGGCGCATCGCTTCGACGGCCTCATCACGCTCCATGCCGACGACACCTGCGACGGCGTTTACGGCTACACGCACGGGCGCGTGCTGAACGAGGCCCTGCTCCGGCCCGCACTCGATGCCGGCGCGCGCCACCTGCCGCGCGACACCCGCCCGCACATCGACGGCTTCACCGCCGCCGAAGGCATGATCTGCGAGTGTTTCCAAGGGGTGCTGGCCGCGCCGCCCGAACAGGCGCCCCGCCCGTTCGACGTGATTTTCGAAACCCCCGCCCTCGCGCCGCTCCCGCTGCAAGTCGAGGCATCGGTCGCCGCGCTTCATTCCATCCTGGCGCAATACCGCCAGTTCATCGCCTACGGCCAGTATCTCTGA
- a CDS encoding ABC transporter permease, whose product MSLFRRQRSALPGLNLTLGFTVFYLGLIVLLPLSAAFIRTFGMTWEEFVAAVSSPRVFASYRITFFASFAAALVNMVFGLVVAWVLTRYSFPGKRLVDALVDLPFALPTAVAGIALTSIYAKNGWVGTWFDPDGRMFQKLFAHEGLLGRLTGLDLSGAKLAYSEIGVFIALTFIGLPFVVRTVQPILEELEPELEEASATLGASRWKTVTRVVLPEVYPALITGFALAFARALGEYGSVVFISGNMPMRTEITPFLIITKLGEYDYRGATAIAVVMLLASFVLLLLINLLQKWSRRHQAV is encoded by the coding sequence ATGTCCCTTTTCCGCCGCCAACGCTCGGCCTTGCCGGGCCTCAACCTCACGCTCGGCTTCACCGTCTTTTACCTCGGCCTCATCGTGCTCCTGCCGCTCTCCGCCGCGTTCATCCGCACCTTCGGCATGACGTGGGAGGAATTCGTGGCGGCCGTTTCCTCGCCGCGCGTGTTCGCGTCCTATCGCATCACGTTTTTCGCGTCCTTCGCCGCCGCGCTCGTCAACATGGTCTTCGGCCTCGTCGTGGCGTGGGTGCTCACGCGCTACAGCTTTCCCGGCAAGCGCCTCGTGGACGCGCTGGTGGACCTGCCCTTCGCGCTACCCACAGCCGTCGCCGGCATCGCGCTCACGAGCATTTATGCGAAAAACGGCTGGGTCGGCACCTGGTTCGATCCGGACGGCCGCATGTTCCAAAAGCTCTTCGCGCACGAAGGACTGCTGGGCCGGCTCACCGGGCTCGACCTTTCCGGCGCAAAGCTCGCCTACTCGGAAATCGGCGTGTTCATCGCGCTCACCTTCATCGGCCTGCCCTTCGTCGTGCGCACCGTCCAGCCCATCCTCGAGGAACTCGAGCCCGAACTCGAGGAGGCGTCGGCCACCCTCGGCGCCAGCCGCTGGAAAACCGTCACGCGCGTCGTGCTGCCCGAGGTTTACCCGGCGCTCATCACCGGCTTCGCACTGGCCTTCGCGCGCGCCCTCGGCGAATACGGCTCGGTCGTGTTCATCTCGGGCAACATGCCCATGCGCACCGAAATCACCCCCTTCCTCATCATCACCAAGCTCGGCGAATACGACTACCGCGGCGCGACCGCCATCGCCGTCGTCATGCTGCTCGCGTCGTTCGTGCTGCTGCTGCTCATCAACCTCCTCCAGAAATGGAGCCGCCGCCATCAGGCGGTTTGA
- the cysW gene encoding sulfate ABC transporter permease subunit CysW yields MSAAIASTLASRRAAAAQPRATHDAPWVRWLLIFTALGFITAFLVLPLVAVFTEALRSGVGTYFASMVDPDALAAIRLTLLTVVFAVPANLVFGVAAAWAIAKFNFPGKSLLTTLIDLPFAVSPVIAGLIFVLVFGLHGWYGQYLNAADPWLPGLRDWLAARDIRIVFATPGIVLATVFVTFPFVARELIPVMQAQGNDEEHAALTLGASGWQTFWRVTLPNIKWGLFYGVILCNARAMGEFGAVSVVSGHIRGETNTMPLHVEILYNEYQSAAAFSVASLLALLAIVTLVAKTIIERKATAVDK; encoded by the coding sequence ATGTCCGCCGCCATCGCCTCCACGCTTGCCAGCCGCCGCGCCGCCGCCGCCCAGCCGCGCGCCACTCACGACGCGCCCTGGGTGCGCTGGCTCCTGATTTTCACCGCGCTCGGTTTCATCACCGCGTTTCTCGTGCTGCCGCTCGTTGCCGTATTCACCGAAGCACTACGCTCGGGCGTCGGCACCTATTTCGCCTCGATGGTCGATCCCGACGCGCTGGCCGCCATCCGCCTCACGCTGCTCACCGTGGTGTTTGCCGTGCCCGCGAACCTCGTTTTCGGCGTCGCGGCGGCGTGGGCCATCGCGAAGTTCAACTTCCCCGGCAAAAGCCTGCTCACCACGCTCATCGACCTGCCCTTCGCCGTGTCGCCCGTCATCGCGGGCCTCATCTTCGTGCTGGTTTTCGGGCTGCACGGCTGGTACGGCCAGTATCTCAACGCCGCCGATCCTTGGCTCCCGGGGTTGCGCGACTGGCTCGCCGCGCGCGACATCCGCATCGTGTTTGCCACGCCCGGCATCGTGCTCGCCACCGTGTTTGTCACCTTCCCCTTTGTCGCGCGCGAACTCATTCCCGTCATGCAGGCGCAGGGCAACGACGAGGAGCATGCCGCGCTCACGCTCGGCGCGAGCGGCTGGCAGACCTTCTGGCGCGTCACGCTCCCCAACATCAAATGGGGCCTCTTCTACGGCGTGATCCTCTGCAACGCCCGCGCCATGGGCGAATTCGGCGCCGTCTCCGTCGTGAGCGGGCACATCCGCGGCGAGACCAACACCATGCCCCTGCACGTGGAAATCCTCTACAACGAATACCAGTCCGCCGCCGCGTTCTCCGTGGCCTCGCTCCTCGCGCTCCTTGCCATCGTGACCCTCGTCGCCAAGACCATCATCGAACGCAAAGCCACCGCGGTGGACAAGTGA
- a CDS encoding sulfate/molybdate ABC transporter ATP-binding protein, which yields MSITATGISKTFGHFAALDNVSLHVPAGKLVALLGPSGSGKTTLLRIIAGLEFADAGSGHIAFHGEDVTRVPAGKRGVGFVFQHYALFRHMTVFDNVAFGLRVRPRARRPARAEIAERVNELLHLVQLDGLDRRFPSQLSGGQRQRVALARALAVRPRVLLLDEPFGALDAKVRKELRRWLRKFHEEIQLTTVFVTHDQEEALEIADEVVIMNKARIEQVGAPQDVYDRPASPFVHKFIGDVNILRDSAAWGATGPIHDNGRLAADGLVYARPHEIEVLPHDPSATGVAAVLRYAHTAGPHPRLTFEILSSREQVEAEISRTELAALNLRPNDLAHLRLRPAHTFQDYSI from the coding sequence ATGAGCATCACCGCCACCGGCATCAGCAAAACCTTCGGGCACTTCGCCGCGCTCGACAACGTCAGCCTGCACGTGCCCGCCGGCAAACTCGTCGCGTTGCTCGGCCCGTCCGGCTCCGGCAAAACCACGCTCCTCCGTATCATCGCCGGGCTGGAGTTTGCCGATGCCGGCAGCGGGCACATCGCCTTCCACGGCGAGGACGTCACCCGCGTGCCCGCCGGCAAACGCGGCGTCGGCTTTGTTTTTCAGCACTACGCGCTCTTCCGCCACATGACCGTGTTTGACAACGTCGCCTTCGGCCTGCGCGTGCGTCCCCGCGCCCGGCGCCCCGCCCGCGCCGAAATCGCCGAGCGCGTCAACGAGCTTCTCCACCTCGTGCAGCTCGACGGGCTCGACCGCCGCTTCCCCAGCCAGCTCTCCGGCGGCCAGCGCCAGCGCGTCGCCCTCGCCCGCGCCCTCGCCGTCCGCCCGCGCGTGCTGCTCCTCGATGAACCCTTTGGCGCGCTCGACGCGAAAGTCCGCAAGGAACTCCGCCGCTGGCTCCGCAAATTCCACGAGGAAATCCAGCTCACCACCGTCTTTGTCACGCACGACCAGGAGGAGGCCCTCGAAATCGCCGACGAAGTCGTCATCATGAACAAGGCCCGCATCGAGCAAGTCGGCGCGCCGCAGGACGTTTACGACCGCCCGGCCTCGCCCTTCGTGCACAAGTTCATCGGCGACGTGAACATCCTGCGCGACAGCGCCGCCTGGGGCGCCACCGGCCCCATCCACGACAACGGCCGCCTCGCCGCCGACGGGCTCGTTTACGCCCGTCCCCACGAGATCGAGGTGCTTCCGCACGACCCTTCCGCCACCGGCGTCGCCGCCGTGCTTCGCTACGCGCACACCGCCGGCCCGCACCCGCGCCTCACCTTCGAAATCCTCTCCTCCCGGGAGCAAGTCGAGGCCGAGATCTCCCGCACCGAACTCGCCGCCCTCAACCTGCGCCCAAACGATCTCGCCCATCTCCGCCTCCGCCCGGCCCATACGTTCCAAGACTATTCCATTTGA
- the cysK gene encoding cysteine synthase A: protein MAKIYNDITETIGNTPLVRLNRTAAAHGAQADILLKLEFFNPLSSVKDRIGFAMVDDALKSGKINKDSVLIEPTSGNTGIALAFVAAAKGLKLILTMPETMSLERRKLLKVLGARLVLTEGPKGMKGAIAKAEELAAKIPNSVILQQFANPANPAIHRATTAEEIWRDTDGAVDIVVSGIGTGGTITGIGEVLKARKPGVKIVAVEPDASPVLSGGQPGPHKLQGIGAGFVPSVLNTKIYDEVIRVKDTDSGPISKQVNTLDGIPIGISSGAAVWASLELAKRPENKGKKIVAIIPSASERYLSTWLFADISAESDSIEDLIPAGV from the coding sequence ATGGCCAAAATATACAACGACATCACCGAAACCATCGGAAACACGCCCCTCGTGCGTCTTAACCGCACCGCCGCCGCGCATGGCGCGCAGGCTGACATCCTGCTCAAGCTCGAATTCTTCAACCCGCTTTCCAGCGTGAAAGACCGCATCGGCTTCGCGATGGTGGACGACGCGCTCAAGTCCGGCAAAATCAACAAGGATTCCGTCCTCATCGAGCCCACCTCCGGCAACACCGGCATCGCGCTCGCCTTCGTCGCCGCCGCGAAGGGCCTCAAGCTCATCCTCACGATGCCCGAGACCATGTCGCTCGAACGCCGCAAGCTCCTCAAGGTGCTCGGCGCCCGCCTCGTCCTCACCGAGGGGCCGAAAGGCATGAAAGGCGCCATCGCCAAGGCCGAGGAACTCGCCGCGAAGATCCCGAACAGCGTCATCCTCCAGCAATTCGCCAACCCCGCCAACCCTGCCATCCACCGCGCCACCACCGCCGAGGAAATCTGGCGCGACACCGACGGCGCGGTTGACATCGTCGTGTCCGGCATCGGCACCGGCGGCACCATCACCGGCATCGGCGAAGTGCTCAAGGCGCGCAAGCCCGGCGTGAAAATCGTCGCGGTCGAGCCCGACGCCTCGCCCGTCCTCTCCGGCGGCCAGCCCGGCCCGCACAAGCTCCAGGGCATCGGCGCCGGCTTCGTCCCCTCCGTGCTCAACACGAAAATCTACGACGAAGTCATCCGCGTGAAGGACACCGACTCCGGCCCGATCTCGAAACAAGTCAACACGCTCGACGGCATTCCGATCGGTATCTCGTCCGGAGCGGCCGTGTGGGCCTCGCTCGAGCTGGCGAAACGCCCGGAAAACAAGGGCAAGAAGATCGTGGCGATCATTCCGTCCGCCAGCGAGCGCTACCTCTCCACCTGGCTCTTCGCCGACATCAGCGCCGAGTCCGACTCCATCGAGGATCTCATCCCGGCCGGGGTGTAA
- the dapF gene encoding diaminopimelate epimerase, with the protein MRFHKYHALGNDYIVLDPSDFPSWQPAPTAGQIRVVCHRNFGVGSDGILWGPLPSKNSDFGLRIFNPDGSEAEKSGNGLRIFSRFLFDQKLVAGAGNMERGRPVRHSADELSAFQTGAAFTIETPGGQVRSVIKENGRLITVAMGRVSFDSAKIPVAPAGASREVVNETLAAGGRNFTFCAATIGNPHCVLPLPDAEVTAALAHRFGPHIETHPLFPHKTNVQFLSVLNRANIRIEIWERGAGYTLASGSSSSAAAAVAHRLGLVDRNVTVHMPGGKIGIEIGDGFSILMTGTVNKVADGEMHPDLFEINV; encoded by the coding sequence ATGCGTTTTCACAAATACCACGCCCTCGGCAACGACTACATCGTCCTCGATCCCTCGGACTTTCCCTCCTGGCAACCCGCGCCCACCGCCGGGCAAATCCGCGTCGTCTGCCATCGCAATTTCGGCGTCGGCTCGGACGGCATTCTCTGGGGTCCGCTGCCCTCGAAAAACAGCGATTTCGGCCTGCGCATTTTTAATCCCGACGGTTCCGAGGCCGAAAAATCCGGCAACGGCCTGCGCATCTTTTCGCGCTTTCTGTTCGACCAAAAACTCGTCGCCGGCGCCGGCAATATGGAACGCGGACGGCCCGTCCGCCATTCCGCGGACGAGCTGTCCGCATTCCAGACCGGCGCCGCCTTCACCATCGAAACGCCCGGCGGCCAGGTCCGATCCGTCATCAAGGAAAACGGCCGTCTCATCACCGTGGCGATGGGCCGGGTGAGTTTCGACAGCGCGAAAATCCCCGTCGCGCCCGCCGGCGCGTCGCGCGAGGTCGTCAACGAAACCCTCGCCGCCGGCGGGCGCAACTTCACGTTCTGCGCCGCCACCATCGGCAATCCGCATTGCGTGCTCCCGCTGCCCGACGCCGAGGTGACCGCCGCGCTCGCGCATCGCTTCGGCCCGCACATCGAAACCCATCCGCTTTTCCCGCACAAAACCAACGTCCAGTTCCTCAGCGTGCTCAACCGCGCCAATATCCGCATCGAAATCTGGGAGCGCGGGGCGGGTTACACGCTCGCCTCCGGCAGCAGCTCCAGCGCCGCCGCCGCCGTCGCGCACCGGCTCGGCCTGGTTGACCGCAACGTCACCGTGCACATGCCAGGCGGCAAAATCGGCATCGAGATCGGCGACGGCTTTTCCATCCTGATGACCGGCACCGTCAACAAGGTCGCCGACGGCGAAATGCATCCCGACCTGTTTGAAATAAACGTCTAG
- a CDS encoding sodium ion-translocating decarboxylase subunit beta, which translates to MIEQFGSLFKALVMQTGISQLWWGNLVMIAIGGAMIFLAIAKKYEPFLLLGIGFACIVVNVPGSDLVQPGGLFHYAYQGVSSLIVPPLIFLGVGALTDFGPMIANPKLVILGAGAHLGIFVAFILAQAIGFSLPESGAIGIIGGADGPMAIFVTMKLAPHLLPQVSVAAYSYMALMPLIQPPVMRLLTTNEERQISMKQMRPVSRLEKILFPIVIAMIVNLCFPPVAPLVTMLMLGNLLRESLLVGRLAETAGGTLLNVITLVLTTAIGSTMTAETFLTAKTLQIIGLGLIAFVFGTASGVVTAKIMNLFLKNKINPLIGSAGIASVPIAARVSHQVGTQANPRNYLIYHAMGPNLAGVFGTAISGGILLVLLGVN; encoded by the coding sequence ATGATAGAGCAATTTGGTTCGCTTTTTAAGGCCCTGGTCATGCAGACGGGGATATCCCAGCTCTGGTGGGGCAATCTGGTCATGATCGCCATTGGCGGCGCGATGATTTTTCTGGCCATTGCCAAGAAATACGAGCCGTTCTTGTTGCTGGGCATTGGCTTTGCCTGCATCGTGGTCAATGTGCCCGGTTCGGACCTGGTTCAACCGGGAGGACTTTTCCACTATGCCTATCAGGGGGTGAGTTCCTTGATCGTGCCGCCGTTGATCTTTCTTGGTGTGGGAGCATTGACCGATTTTGGCCCGATGATTGCCAACCCCAAGCTGGTCATTCTGGGCGCCGGTGCGCACTTGGGCATCTTTGTGGCGTTCATCCTGGCCCAAGCGATCGGCTTTTCGCTGCCGGAATCGGGCGCCATCGGAATCATCGGCGGGGCGGACGGCCCGATGGCGATTTTTGTCACCATGAAACTGGCGCCGCACTTGTTACCGCAAGTATCGGTGGCCGCCTATTCCTACATGGCGCTCATGCCCCTGATCCAGCCTCCCGTCATGCGGCTGCTGACCACCAATGAAGAACGCCAGATCAGCATGAAGCAGATGCGTCCGGTCAGCCGCCTCGAAAAAATCCTGTTTCCGATCGTGATCGCGATGATCGTCAACCTGTGTTTTCCGCCGGTCGCTCCTCTTGTCACCATGCTGATGCTGGGCAATCTCCTGCGCGAATCATTGTTGGTGGGACGCCTGGCCGAAACCGCGGGAGGAACGTTGCTGAACGTCATCACGCTCGTGCTCACGACGGCCATCGGGTCCACCATGACCGCTGAAACCTTCCTTACGGCCAAGACGCTTCAAATTATCGGGCTCGGTTTGATCGCGTTCGTTTTCGGCACTGCCTCCGGTGTGGTCACGGCCAAGATCATGAACCTTTTCCTCAAGAACAAAATCAACCCGCTGATCGGTTCGGCCGGCATCGCCTCCGTGCCCATTGCCGCGCGTGTCTCCCATCAAGTGGGGACGCAGGCCAACCCCCGCAATTATCTGATTTATCACGCGATGGGACCGAATCTTGCAGGCGTGTTCGGCACGGCCATTTCCGGCGGCATCCTGCTGGTTTTGCTGGGGGTGAACTAG